In Geminocystis sp. NIES-3708, a single window of DNA contains:
- a CDS encoding pentapeptide repeat-containing protein, which translates to MDRETLLRFYQEGQRDFTKNAYFKTDDLEDINLTNEDLSDINLKGNDLRGADFSRCNLTNADLSRCDLKGTDLTDTILVNTNFQGSDLKGINAQNSHFENANLDGCDFSGSNLYQATFIKSNLSHTKFNSCTLNQANIQECLLILTEFNNSQLLNIKIEKASLDLLKNDIKSIGSYCHFNYSNLENAILFHSNLSDSDFKGSNLIGANLENAILVSCNFNNCSLNHSNFQNARLGVSLFGSKFNKCDFTNSNLTFTKIQDTQFIQTRLVNVNFSKSVIERTEFVNSNLEKSDFSDSKILNTLFDRVILNYCIFEKVSAEQITIKESDLTGLNIREDNQIFSLKTTDYYLNLLIRQQLDFVERYKKGNLLESSLIGFHSELIIINQSEIDTISNFSFDMIDKYSKNRNNPESKTIYNNFFKGKLGEFVVKTRLGNIVNQVDYEKYGNGIDDGGIDLTLLKNPKIGIQVKTRTENLMLDVDWYVNEKEIEKNKLIVFMFIDKEIDIKNSQYKIISAGFLITSKIKSQDYISFKAKDLLYIGGIYDVLKHLEEKY; encoded by the coding sequence ATGGATAGAGAAACATTACTAAGATTTTATCAAGAAGGTCAAAGAGATTTTACAAAAAATGCTTATTTTAAAACTGATGATTTAGAAGACATCAATCTCACTAATGAAGATTTAAGCGATATTAATTTAAAAGGAAATGATTTAAGAGGTGCTGATTTTAGCCGATGTAATTTAACAAATGCTGATTTAAGTAGATGTGATTTAAAAGGTACTGATTTAACTGATACTATTTTAGTTAATACTAATTTTCAAGGAAGTGATTTGAAGGGGATTAATGCTCAAAATAGTCATTTTGAAAATGCAAATCTTGACGGGTGTGACTTTTCAGGTTCAAATTTATATCAAGCTACTTTTATTAAGTCTAATTTATCTCATACAAAATTTAATAGTTGTACTTTAAATCAAGCAAATATTCAAGAATGTTTACTCATATTAACTGAGTTTAATAATTCACAATTACTCAACATCAAAATAGAAAAAGCATCACTAGATTTATTAAAAAATGATATCAAATCTATTGGTAGTTATTGTCATTTTAATTATTCCAATTTAGAAAATGCAATCCTATTTCACAGTAACTTATCTGATTCTGATTTTAAGGGTTCTAATTTAATTGGTGCCAATTTAGAAAATGCAATATTAGTAAGTTGTAATTTTAATAATTGTTCATTAAATCATTCTAATTTTCAAAATGCTCGTTTAGGAGTAAGTTTATTTGGTAGTAAGTTTAATAAATGTGATTTTACTAATTCAAATCTTACTTTCACAAAAATACAAGATACTCAATTTATTCAGACAAGATTAGTCAATGTTAATTTTAGTAAGTCTGTAATAGAAAGGACAGAATTTGTTAATTCAAATCTTGAGAAATCTGATTTTAGTGATAGTAAAATATTGAATACTTTATTTGATAGAGTCATTTTAAATTATTGTATTTTTGAAAAAGTATCGGCAGAGCAAATTACTATAAAAGAATCAGATTTAACAGGTTTAAATATTCGAGAAGATAATCAAATATTTAGCTTAAAAACAACAGATTACTATCTTAATTTATTGATTAGGCAACAATTAGATTTTGTAGAAAGATATAAAAAAGGTAATTTATTAGAGTCGAGTTTAATCGGATTTCATAGCGAATTAATAATTATTAATCAATCAGAAATAGATACTATTAGTAATTTTTCTTTTGATATGATTGATAAATATTCAAAGAATAGAAATAACCCTGAATCTAAAACTATTTACAATAATTTTTTTAAAGGTAAATTAGGAGAATTTGTTGTTAAAACAAGATTAGGAAATATTGTTAATCAAGTAGATTATGAAAAATATGGAAATGGGATAGATGATGGAGGTATAGATTTAACTTTATTAAAAAATCCAAAAATTGGAATACAGGTTAAAACAAGAACGGAAAATTTGATGTTAGATGTAGATTGGTATGTGAATGAAAAAGAAATTGAAAAAAATAAATTAATAGTTTTTATGTTTATTGATAAAGAAATTGATATAAAAAATTCTCAATATAAAATCATTTCAGCAGGATTTTTAATAACATCAAAAATCAAATCTCAAGATTATATTAGTTTTAAAGCAAAAGATTTATTATATATAGGTGGTATTTATGATGTTTTAAAACATTTAGAGGAAAAGTATTAA
- a CDS encoding GNAT family N-acetyltransferase, translating into MDFSHIQFCTDKTKIDLVQLLELYKNTAFWAQNRTLEDVKIAVINSNPVVSIWDNQRLIGSGRATSDGVYRATIWDVVIHPDYQGYGLGSKLVETLISHPHLSRVERVYLTTTHQQKFYQRIGFTENLTTTMVLYNRYPTSNDLVKECQQLIIDN; encoded by the coding sequence ATGGATTTTAGCCATATCCAATTTTGTACAGATAAAACAAAAATAGATTTAGTACAATTATTAGAGTTATATAAAAATACGGCTTTTTGGGCACAAAATCGTACTTTAGAAGATGTGAAAATTGCGGTTATTAATAGCAATCCTGTGGTTTCTATTTGGGATAATCAACGTTTAATTGGTAGTGGAAGAGCAACATCTGACGGTGTTTATCGGGCTACAATCTGGGATGTGGTAATTCACCCTGATTATCAAGGTTATGGTTTAGGTAGTAAGTTAGTAGAAACTTTAATCAGTCATCCTCATCTTAGTCGAGTAGAAAGAGTTTATTTAACTACCACTCATCAACAAAAGTTTTATCAAAGAATTGGCTTCACAGAAAACCTTACGACTACTATGGTTTTATATAACCGTTATCCTACCAGTAATGATTTAGTTAAAGAATGTCAACAGTTAATAATTGATAATTGA
- a CDS encoding sensor histidine kinase KdpD gives MTDINNFTEELTKTKLAYQLSLQNSRFKAGFLGRIAHEIRSPLSSLMGLHQLIINDLCESKEEEREFIEEAYKYAKKLMRIIDQLTEVSKIEVGKLTLEIQKVDLSELLIDIQEIMALQAANRNLKLKLEKIKDNIIINIDREKLTNTLISLLEVVIDYSEMGEIILTVVSKEDDKQIMINIDFPCQHLTISENIDFIKPPIEELKQLNSMPQFSNGMKIMLGETLLQMMGGKLVLNSNQDNDDGIQWQIFLPLNY, from the coding sequence ATGACAGATATAAATAATTTTACGGAAGAATTAACTAAAACAAAACTGGCTTATCAACTATCTTTACAAAATAGTCGTTTTAAAGCGGGTTTTCTTGGTAGAATTGCCCATGAAATTCGCTCACCTCTAAGTAGTTTAATGGGTTTACATCAATTAATTATTAATGATTTATGTGAAAGTAAGGAAGAAGAAAGAGAATTTATTGAAGAAGCCTATAAATATGCTAAAAAACTAATGAGAATTATTGATCAATTAACAGAAGTTTCTAAAATAGAAGTAGGTAAATTAACCTTAGAAATCCAAAAAGTTGATTTATCAGAATTGTTAATAGATATACAAGAAATAATGGCTTTACAGGCAGCCAATCGTAATCTAAAGCTCAAGTTAGAAAAAATAAAAGATAATATAATAATCAATATTGATAGGGAAAAGTTAACAAATACCCTTATTTCTTTATTAGAAGTGGTAATTGATTATAGTGAGATGGGGGAAATAATTTTAACAGTTGTCAGTAAAGAAGATGATAAACAAATTATGATTAATATTGATTTTCCTTGTCAACATTTAACCATCAGTGAAAATATCGATTTTATTAAACCTCCCATAGAAGAATTGAAACAGTTAAACAGTATGCCCCAATTCTCTAATGGTATGAAAATTATGTTAGGTGAAACTTTACTGCAAATGATGGGAGGAAAATTGGTATTAAATTCTAATCAAGATAATGATGATGGAATACAATGGCAAATATTTCTTCCTCTTAATTATTAA